The Clostridioides difficile genome has a segment encoding these proteins:
- a CDS encoding Xaa-Pro peptidase family protein, which translates to MRKVEKVVELLEAKGLDALYLTKKTNVNYISGFPDEEAYAIICKDGNFLVTDSRYMELAENVCKGFEIINWHNFDRSVAKAVKSVCDKVGIKKLGFERTNIVFDKYEELKNLVEQDRGELIPTENIVETLRYVKDEEEIKNTRKACEIADKALEELVPHIKAGVTEIELATKLEYFMKMNGAQNIGFETILISGAKTSLLHGKPSDKVIEKGDFVLVDYGAMYNGYISDTTRTFIVGEASEKQLEIYNLVKEAQDVGVENMKVGVHATIPDAEIRKVVKKYDDYYYQGIGHGVGRDVHEEPFIGNYGDKTIEEGCIITMEPGIYFPGWGGVRIEDTVLITKNGPERLTKFPKDLMILDK; encoded by the coding sequence ATGAGAAAAGTAGAAAAAGTAGTAGAATTATTAGAGGCTAAAGGACTTGATGCATTATACTTAACAAAAAAGACAAATGTAAATTACATAAGTGGCTTTCCTGATGAAGAAGCATATGCAATTATTTGTAAAGATGGAAATTTCTTAGTTACTGATAGTAGATATATGGAGCTTGCAGAAAATGTTTGTAAAGGTTTTGAAATTATAAACTGGCATAATTTTGATAGAAGTGTAGCAAAAGCTGTAAAAAGTGTGTGTGATAAAGTAGGTATAAAAAAGCTTGGGTTTGAAAGAACAAATATCGTATTTGATAAATATGAAGAACTTAAAAATCTAGTTGAACAAGATAGAGGAGAATTGATACCTACAGAAAATATTGTAGAGACACTTAGATATGTAAAAGACGAAGAAGAAATTAAAAATACAAGAAAAGCTTGTGAAATAGCTGATAAAGCATTAGAAGAATTGGTTCCACATATAAAAGCTGGAGTTACTGAAATAGAATTAGCTACAAAACTAGAATATTTTATGAAAATGAATGGAGCACAAAATATAGGATTTGAAACTATATTGATATCAGGAGCAAAAACTTCATTACTTCATGGTAAACCAAGTGACAAGGTTATAGAAAAAGGTGATTTTGTACTTGTAGATTATGGAGCTATGTACAATGGATATATTTCTGATACAACTAGAACTTTTATAGTTGGAGAAGCATCTGAAAAACAATTAGAGATTTATAATTTAGTTAAAGAAGCGCAAGATGTTGGAGTTGAAAATATGAAGGTTGGTGTACATGCTACGATTCCAGATGCAGAAATAAGAAAAGTTGTTAAGAAGTATGACGATTACTACTATCAAGGGATAGGACATGGAGTTGGAAGAGATGTTCATGAAGAACCTTTTATTGGTAATTATGGTGATAAAACAATAGAAGAAGGATGTATAATAACAATGGAACCAGGTATTTATTTCCCAGGATGGGGAGGGGTTAGAATAGAAGATACTGTTTTAATTACAAAAAATGGACCTGAGAGACTAACTAAATTCCCTAAAGATTTGATGATTTTAGACAAATAA
- a CDS encoding LysR family transcriptional regulator, whose translation MNINYLYYFQTVCKYKNMTKAAESIHISQPSITLAIKELEKELGFELFFRIGNKIDLTPEGTIFLDKAKNFTRQFEDFQSDALDLGKKRKASLKIGIPTVLGTFLLSKILPRFNVIYPDIELKIFEVPTFVGAKMIEESTLDFCIGIIDSDIYDDIDSKTIYKTELYLVTNPKNELAKQSIISNYMLKNIPFVILSEGSYHYKIITKRLEKVKPNIILHSNQLSTIRYLLENDLASTILYKEIFQNTENLCSIPLERAITANIGVLWRKHQYISHSMKLFIEYMASIHIS comes from the coding sequence ATGAACATAAATTATCTATATTATTTTCAAACAGTTTGTAAATATAAAAACATGACTAAAGCAGCAGAAAGTATCCATATTTCTCAGCCTTCTATAACATTAGCTATTAAAGAATTAGAAAAAGAACTCGGTTTTGAACTTTTTTTTAGAATAGGTAATAAAATAGATTTAACTCCTGAAGGGACGATTTTTTTAGATAAGGCAAAAAATTTCACGAGACAGTTTGAAGATTTTCAAAGTGATGCACTAGACTTAGGGAAAAAAAGAAAAGCATCTCTTAAAATAGGAATTCCTACAGTTTTAGGTACTTTTTTACTTTCAAAGATACTACCTAGATTTAATGTAATTTATCCAGATATTGAGCTTAAAATTTTTGAAGTTCCAACCTTTGTTGGTGCTAAAATGATTGAAGAATCTACACTTGATTTTTGTATTGGTATAATTGATAGTGATATTTATGATGATATAGATTCAAAAACAATCTATAAAACAGAATTATATTTAGTTACAAATCCTAAAAATGAATTAGCAAAACAGTCCATTATTTCAAACTATATGTTGAAAAATATTCCTTTTGTTATATTGTCTGAAGGTTCTTATCACTACAAAATTATTACAAAAAGACTTGAGAAGGTTAAACCAAATATAATTTTACACTCAAATCAGCTTTCTACTATTCGTTATTTATTAGAAAATGATTTAGCTTCAACGATACTGTATAAAGAAATATTTCAAAATACCGAAAATCTCTGTTCAATTCCTTTAGAACGTGCAATTACTGCTAATATTGGTGTTCTTTGGAGAAAACATCAATATATATCTCATAGTATGAAACTTTTTATTGAATATATGGCTTCTATTCATATAAGTTAA
- a CDS encoding acetyl-CoA hydrolase/transferase family protein, with protein MNNEGVFEELSERLRNKKLCDLIMNADEAAKLINNGMVVGLSGFTPSGYPKAVPLAVSERAKSGEKIKLTVYSGASLGPEVDGAWAEAGIIERRLPYQTNSILRNSINKGDVNYIDMHLSHSTQFLNYKTIPKVDVAIIEALAITENGDIIPTSGIGNSPSFVKSTDKVIVEINLAKPMEMEGMADIYITENPPNRKPIEINHPKDRIGTTYIPCGLDKIAGIVITNMQDKTRPLGIVDEASKKISNNIIAFLKEEVKSGRLSKNLLPLQSGVGSVANAVLYGLCESEFENLTCYTEVVQDSMLDLIRMGKVTMASTTSVSPSPEGLIKFENDIDFFKDKIILRPQEISNNPEIARRIGVIAMNTAIEVDIYGNVNSTHIMGSKMMNGIGGSGDFARNGAITIFSTESIAKNGDISSIVPMVSHVDHTEHDVMVIVTEQGYADLRGLAPRERAIKIIENCAHPDYKEQLMDYLNRACQNGAKQTPHILDEALSWHSKFMSTGTMKKSETFKSAL; from the coding sequence ATGAATAATGAAGGAGTATTTGAAGAACTAAGTGAAAGATTAAGAAATAAAAAGTTATGTGATTTAATTATGAATGCAGATGAAGCTGCTAAACTTATAAATAATGGGATGGTTGTTGGACTTAGCGGATTTACACCTTCAGGATATCCAAAAGCAGTACCATTAGCAGTTTCAGAAAGGGCTAAAAGTGGAGAGAAGATAAAATTGACTGTATATTCAGGAGCATCTTTAGGACCAGAAGTAGATGGAGCATGGGCAGAAGCAGGTATAATTGAAAGAAGACTTCCTTATCAAACTAATTCAATACTTAGAAACAGTATTAATAAAGGTGATGTCAATTATATAGATATGCATCTAAGTCATTCTACTCAATTTTTAAACTATAAAACTATACCTAAAGTGGATGTAGCAATAATAGAAGCACTTGCCATAACTGAAAATGGAGATATTATACCAACTAGTGGTATAGGAAATTCTCCATCTTTTGTAAAAAGTACAGACAAAGTAATTGTTGAAATAAATCTGGCAAAACCAATGGAGATGGAAGGTATGGCAGATATATATATTACAGAAAATCCGCCAAACAGAAAACCAATAGAAATAAATCATCCTAAAGATAGAATCGGAACGACATATATACCTTGTGGTTTAGATAAGATTGCAGGAATAGTAATCACTAATATGCAAGATAAAACACGTCCATTGGGTATTGTAGATGAAGCCTCAAAAAAGATATCAAATAATATTATTGCATTTCTTAAAGAAGAAGTAAAATCAGGAAGATTGTCAAAGAATTTGCTTCCTCTTCAATCTGGTGTAGGAAGTGTAGCAAATGCAGTTTTATATGGACTATGTGAATCTGAATTTGAGAATTTAACTTGTTATACAGAGGTTGTACAGGACTCTATGTTGGACTTAATAAGAATGGGTAAGGTTACAATGGCATCAACTACATCTGTAAGCCCATCGCCAGAAGGATTAATAAAATTTGAAAATGATATAGATTTCTTTAAAGATAAGATTATATTGAGACCTCAAGAAATTAGTAATAACCCAGAAATAGCTAGAAGAATTGGTGTAATTGCAATGAATACTGCAATTGAGGTTGATATTTATGGAAATGTAAACTCAACTCATATCATGGGTTCAAAAATGATGAATGGAATCGGTGGCTCTGGTGATTTTGCTAGAAATGGAGCAATAACTATATTTAGTACTGAATCAATCGCAAAAAATGGTGATATATCATCAATAGTACCTATGGTGTCTCATGTAGACCACACTGAACATGATGTAATGGTAATTGTAACAGAACAAGGATATGCTGATTTAAGAGGTCTAGCACCTAGAGAAAGAGCTATTAAGATAATAGAAAATTGTGCTCATCCAGATTATAAAGAACAACTTATGGATTATCTAAATAGAGCATGTCAAAATGGAGCAAAACAAACTCCTCATATATTAGATGAAGCTTTATCATGGCATAGTAAATTTATGAGTACAGGTACAATGAAGAAGTCAGAAACTTTTAAAAGTGCATTATAA